A section of the Phaseolus vulgaris cultivar G19833 chromosome 8, P. vulgaris v2.0, whole genome shotgun sequence genome encodes:
- the LOC137826723 gene encoding metal-nicotianamine transporter YSL3-like isoform X4: MGSSNHEELEEIQNCANEDIEKAELEQPEGQSSMPSWTTALLGFVLVRTWTMLLEKANIVTTPFTRQENTIIQTCAVACYSSSFGGGFGSHLLGLNRKTYEQVGVDTPGNTPITKEPGIGWMTAFLFSTYFVGLAILVPLRKLMIVDYKLTYPTGTATAVLINGFHTPKGDEMAKKQVHGFMKFFSFSFLWSFFQWFFAGGEQCGFIQFPTFGLKAWKNSFYFDFSMTYVGAGMICSHLVNLSLLLGAVLSWGIMWPLIRGLKGQWFPESLPESSMKSLNGYRVFISIALILGDGLYNFAKILLFSATNIHACMERRNKRSHNKRQRQQAPDDVTRNEVFLSERIPIWLALSGYILLSVISITAIPFIFPEVKWYYVVVAYLLAPTLSFCNAYGAGLTDMNMAYNYGKVALFVLAALGGKSHGVVAGLVGCGVIKSLVSTSSDLMQDFKTGHLTFTSPRSMLLTQAIGTAIGCLVAPLTFFLFYKAFDVGNPDGEYKAPYAIIYRNMAILGVEGFSALPHYCLHLCCGFFAFSVAANLVRDFNPKNIGRWVPFPMAMAVPFVVGGYFAIDMCVGSLIVYAYHTLKSKEASLMLPAIASGLICGDGLWILPSSILALFKVRAPICMRFLPVD; encoded by the exons ATGGGCAGTTCAAACCACGAAGAGCTAGAAGAGATTCAGAACTGTGCCAATGAAGACATTGAAAAAGCTGAACTAGAGCAGCCAGAGGGCCAGAGTAGCATGCCATCATGGACAA CGGCTCTCCTTGGCTTTGTACTTGTTCGAACTTGGACTATGCTGCTTGAAAAAGCTAATATCGTTACAACACCTTTCACTAGACAGGAGAATACCATAATTCAAACTTGTGCTGTCGCATGCTACAGCTCTTCTTTTGGAG GTGGTTTTGGGTCTCACCTCTTGGGTTTGAATAGGAAAACGTATGAGCAAGTAGGGGTTGATACACCGGGGAATACTCCAATAACCAAGGAGCCTGGAATTGGCTGGATGACAGCCTTTCTCTTTTCGACATACTTTGTCGGGCTAGCGATTTTGGTTCCCCTTAGGAAG TTGATGATCGTTGACTACAAATTGACTTATCCAACTGGAACTGCGACAGCCGTCCTTATTAATGGGTTCCACACTCCAAAAGGAGATGAGATGGCAAA GAAGCAGGTTCATGGTTTTATGAAATTCTTCTCGTTCAGTTTCCTTTGGTCTTTCTTCCAATGGTTCTTTGCTGGCGGAGAGCAATGTGGATTCATTCAGTTTCCTACTTTCGGATTGAAAGCATGGAAAAACTC ATTTTACTTCGATTTCAGCATGACTTATGTTGGAGCAGGAATGATTTGTTCCCATCTTGTCAACTTATCCTTGCTTCTTGGTGCTGTTCTCTCTTGGGGCATTATGTGGCCATTGATCAGGGGACTAAAAGGACAATGGTTCCCTGAGAGTTTACCAGAAAGTAGTATGAAGAGTCTTAATGGCTATAGG GTTTTTATTTCCATTGCCTTGATCCTCGGTGATGGGTTGTACAATTTTGccaaaattttgcttttttcCGCCACAAATATCCATGCCTGCATGGAAAGGAGGAATAAAAGATCAC ATAACAAGAGGCAGAGGCAGCAGGCTCCTGATGATGTGACACGCAACGAAGTGTTTTTAAGTGAAAGGATTCCTATATGGTTAGCATTGTCAGGGTACATACTTCTCTCTGTCATTTCTATCACAGCTATCCCTTTCATTTTCCCTGAGGTGAAGTGGTATTATGTGGTGGTTGCCTATCTTCTAGCACCAACTCTTAGCTTCTGCAATGCATATGGTGCTGGCTTAACTGACATGAACATGGCCTATAACTACGGGAAAGTGGCTCTCTTTGTGCTTGCTGCCTTAGGTGGGAAAAGCCACGGCGTGGTTGCTGGACTCGTCGGTTGTGGCGTGATCAAGTCTCTTGTTTCCACCTCGTCTGACTTGATGCAAGATTTCAAGACTGGTCATCTCACCTTCACTTCCCCCCGATCTATGCTTCTTACTCAAGCTATTGGCACCGCAATAGGTTGTCTCGTTGCTCCTCTCACATTCTTCCTTTTCTACAAGGCTTTTGATGTGGGGAACCCAGATGGTGAATACAAAGCCCCATATGCAATCATTTATAGAAACATGGCAATTCTTGGTGTCGAAGGCTTTTCTGCCCTTCCCCACTATTGTCTGCACCTGTGTTGTGGCTTCTTTGCATTCTCCGTGGCAGCCAACTTGGTGAGAGATTTTAACCCCAAAAACATTGGGAGATGGGTTCCATTTCCAATGGCAATGGCTGTACCCTTTGTAGTAGGTGGATACTTTGCTATTGACATGTGTGTGGGTAGTTTAATTGTGTATGCATATCACACACTAAAAAGCAAGGAGGCTAGTTTGATGCTTCCAGCAATTGCTTCTGGTTTGATCTGTGGAGATGGATTGTGGATTCTCCCTTCATCTATTCTTGCTTTGTTCAAGGTTCGTGCTCCAATTTGTATGAGATTCTTGCCAGTCGATTAG
- the LOC137826723 gene encoding metal-nicotianamine transporter YSL3-like isoform X2 yields MGSSNHEELEEIQNCANEDIEKAELEQPEGQSSMPSWTSQITIRGLITSFIIGIIYSVIVMKLNLSTGLVPNLNVSAALLGFVLVRTWTMLLEKANIVTTPFTRQENTIIQTCAVACYSSSFGGGFGSHLLGLNRKTYEQVGVDTPGNTPITKEPGIGWMTAFLFSTYFVGLAILVPLRKLMIVDYKLTYPTGTATAVLINGFHTPKGDEMAKKQVHGFMKFFSFSFLWSFFQWFFAGGEQCGFIQFPTFGLKAWKNSFYFDFSMTYVGAGMICSHLVNLSLLLGAVLSWGIMWPLIRGLKGQWFPESLPESSMKSLNGYRVFISIALILGDGLYNFAKILLFSATNIHACMERRNKRSHNKRQRQQAPDDVTRNEVFLSERIPIWLALSGYILLSVISITAIPFIFPEVKWYYVVVAYLLAPTLSFCNAYGAGLTDMNMAYNYGKVALFVLAALGGKSHGVVAGLVGCGVIKSLVSTSSDLMQDFKTGHLTFTSPRSMLLTQAIGTAIGCLVAPLTFFLFYKAFDVGNPDGEYKAPYAIIYRNMAILGVEGFSALPHYCLHLCCGFFAFSVAANLVRDFNPKNIGRWVPFPMAMAVPFVVGGYFAIDMCVGSLIVYAYHTLKSKEASLMLPAIASGLICGDGLWILPSSILALFKVRAPICMRFLPVD; encoded by the exons ATGGGCAGTTCAAACCACGAAGAGCTAGAAGAGATTCAGAACTGTGCCAATGAAGACATTGAAAAAGCTGAACTAGAGCAGCCAGAGGGCCAGAGTAGCATGCCATCATGGACAAGTCAGATCACAATTCGAGGACTAATAACTAGCTTCATCATTGGTATCATTTATAGTGTGATTGTGATGAAGCTGAATCTCTCAACCGGACTTGTTCCAAATCTGAATGTTTCAGCGGCTCTCCTTGGCTTTGTACTTGTTCGAACTTGGACTATGCTGCTTGAAAAAGCTAATATCGTTACAACACCTTTCACTAGACAGGAGAATACCATAATTCAAACTTGTGCTGTCGCATGCTACAGCTCTTCTTTTGGAG GTGGTTTTGGGTCTCACCTCTTGGGTTTGAATAGGAAAACGTATGAGCAAGTAGGGGTTGATACACCGGGGAATACTCCAATAACCAAGGAGCCTGGAATTGGCTGGATGACAGCCTTTCTCTTTTCGACATACTTTGTCGGGCTAGCGATTTTGGTTCCCCTTAGGAAG TTGATGATCGTTGACTACAAATTGACTTATCCAACTGGAACTGCGACAGCCGTCCTTATTAATGGGTTCCACACTCCAAAAGGAGATGAGATGGCAAA GAAGCAGGTTCATGGTTTTATGAAATTCTTCTCGTTCAGTTTCCTTTGGTCTTTCTTCCAATGGTTCTTTGCTGGCGGAGAGCAATGTGGATTCATTCAGTTTCCTACTTTCGGATTGAAAGCATGGAAAAACTC ATTTTACTTCGATTTCAGCATGACTTATGTTGGAGCAGGAATGATTTGTTCCCATCTTGTCAACTTATCCTTGCTTCTTGGTGCTGTTCTCTCTTGGGGCATTATGTGGCCATTGATCAGGGGACTAAAAGGACAATGGTTCCCTGAGAGTTTACCAGAAAGTAGTATGAAGAGTCTTAATGGCTATAGG GTTTTTATTTCCATTGCCTTGATCCTCGGTGATGGGTTGTACAATTTTGccaaaattttgcttttttcCGCCACAAATATCCATGCCTGCATGGAAAGGAGGAATAAAAGATCAC ATAACAAGAGGCAGAGGCAGCAGGCTCCTGATGATGTGACACGCAACGAAGTGTTTTTAAGTGAAAGGATTCCTATATGGTTAGCATTGTCAGGGTACATACTTCTCTCTGTCATTTCTATCACAGCTATCCCTTTCATTTTCCCTGAGGTGAAGTGGTATTATGTGGTGGTTGCCTATCTTCTAGCACCAACTCTTAGCTTCTGCAATGCATATGGTGCTGGCTTAACTGACATGAACATGGCCTATAACTACGGGAAAGTGGCTCTCTTTGTGCTTGCTGCCTTAGGTGGGAAAAGCCACGGCGTGGTTGCTGGACTCGTCGGTTGTGGCGTGATCAAGTCTCTTGTTTCCACCTCGTCTGACTTGATGCAAGATTTCAAGACTGGTCATCTCACCTTCACTTCCCCCCGATCTATGCTTCTTACTCAAGCTATTGGCACCGCAATAGGTTGTCTCGTTGCTCCTCTCACATTCTTCCTTTTCTACAAGGCTTTTGATGTGGGGAACCCAGATGGTGAATACAAAGCCCCATATGCAATCATTTATAGAAACATGGCAATTCTTGGTGTCGAAGGCTTTTCTGCCCTTCCCCACTATTGTCTGCACCTGTGTTGTGGCTTCTTTGCATTCTCCGTGGCAGCCAACTTGGTGAGAGATTTTAACCCCAAAAACATTGGGAGATGGGTTCCATTTCCAATGGCAATGGCTGTACCCTTTGTAGTAGGTGGATACTTTGCTATTGACATGTGTGTGGGTAGTTTAATTGTGTATGCATATCACACACTAAAAAGCAAGGAGGCTAGTTTGATGCTTCCAGCAATTGCTTCTGGTTTGATCTGTGGAGATGGATTGTGGATTCTCCCTTCATCTATTCTTGCTTTGTTCAAGGTTCGTGCTCCAATTTGTATGAGATTCTTGCCAGTCGATTAG
- the LOC137826723 gene encoding metal-nicotianamine transporter YSL3-like isoform X3 yields the protein MGSSNHEELEEIQNCANEDIEKAELEQPEGQSSMPSWTTALLGFVLVRTWTMLLEKANIVTTPFTRQENTIIQTCAVACYSSSFGGGFGSHLLGLNRKTYEQVGVDTPGNTPITKEPGIGWMTAFLFSTYFVGLAILVPLRKLMIVDYKLTYPTGTATAVLINGFHTPKGDEMAKKQVHGFMKFFSFSFLWSFFQWFFAGGEQCGFIQFPTFGLKAWKNSFYFDFSMTYVGAGMICSHLVNLSLLLGAVLSWGIMWPLIRGLKGQWFPESLPESSMKSLNGYRVFISIALILGDGLYNFAKILLFSATNIHACMERRNKRSLSISDNKRQRQQAPDDVTRNEVFLSERIPIWLALSGYILLSVISITAIPFIFPEVKWYYVVVAYLLAPTLSFCNAYGAGLTDMNMAYNYGKVALFVLAALGGKSHGVVAGLVGCGVIKSLVSTSSDLMQDFKTGHLTFTSPRSMLLTQAIGTAIGCLVAPLTFFLFYKAFDVGNPDGEYKAPYAIIYRNMAILGVEGFSALPHYCLHLCCGFFAFSVAANLVRDFNPKNIGRWVPFPMAMAVPFVVGGYFAIDMCVGSLIVYAYHTLKSKEASLMLPAIASGLICGDGLWILPSSILALFKVRAPICMRFLPVD from the exons ATGGGCAGTTCAAACCACGAAGAGCTAGAAGAGATTCAGAACTGTGCCAATGAAGACATTGAAAAAGCTGAACTAGAGCAGCCAGAGGGCCAGAGTAGCATGCCATCATGGACAA CGGCTCTCCTTGGCTTTGTACTTGTTCGAACTTGGACTATGCTGCTTGAAAAAGCTAATATCGTTACAACACCTTTCACTAGACAGGAGAATACCATAATTCAAACTTGTGCTGTCGCATGCTACAGCTCTTCTTTTGGAG GTGGTTTTGGGTCTCACCTCTTGGGTTTGAATAGGAAAACGTATGAGCAAGTAGGGGTTGATACACCGGGGAATACTCCAATAACCAAGGAGCCTGGAATTGGCTGGATGACAGCCTTTCTCTTTTCGACATACTTTGTCGGGCTAGCGATTTTGGTTCCCCTTAGGAAG TTGATGATCGTTGACTACAAATTGACTTATCCAACTGGAACTGCGACAGCCGTCCTTATTAATGGGTTCCACACTCCAAAAGGAGATGAGATGGCAAA GAAGCAGGTTCATGGTTTTATGAAATTCTTCTCGTTCAGTTTCCTTTGGTCTTTCTTCCAATGGTTCTTTGCTGGCGGAGAGCAATGTGGATTCATTCAGTTTCCTACTTTCGGATTGAAAGCATGGAAAAACTC ATTTTACTTCGATTTCAGCATGACTTATGTTGGAGCAGGAATGATTTGTTCCCATCTTGTCAACTTATCCTTGCTTCTTGGTGCTGTTCTCTCTTGGGGCATTATGTGGCCATTGATCAGGGGACTAAAAGGACAATGGTTCCCTGAGAGTTTACCAGAAAGTAGTATGAAGAGTCTTAATGGCTATAGG GTTTTTATTTCCATTGCCTTGATCCTCGGTGATGGGTTGTACAATTTTGccaaaattttgcttttttcCGCCACAAATATCCATGCCTGCATGGAAAGGAGGAATAAAAGATCAC TTTCAATTTCAGATAACAAGAGGCAGAGGCAGCAGGCTCCTGATGATGTGACACGCAACGAAGTGTTTTTAAGTGAAAGGATTCCTATATGGTTAGCATTGTCAGGGTACATACTTCTCTCTGTCATTTCTATCACAGCTATCCCTTTCATTTTCCCTGAGGTGAAGTGGTATTATGTGGTGGTTGCCTATCTTCTAGCACCAACTCTTAGCTTCTGCAATGCATATGGTGCTGGCTTAACTGACATGAACATGGCCTATAACTACGGGAAAGTGGCTCTCTTTGTGCTTGCTGCCTTAGGTGGGAAAAGCCACGGCGTGGTTGCTGGACTCGTCGGTTGTGGCGTGATCAAGTCTCTTGTTTCCACCTCGTCTGACTTGATGCAAGATTTCAAGACTGGTCATCTCACCTTCACTTCCCCCCGATCTATGCTTCTTACTCAAGCTATTGGCACCGCAATAGGTTGTCTCGTTGCTCCTCTCACATTCTTCCTTTTCTACAAGGCTTTTGATGTGGGGAACCCAGATGGTGAATACAAAGCCCCATATGCAATCATTTATAGAAACATGGCAATTCTTGGTGTCGAAGGCTTTTCTGCCCTTCCCCACTATTGTCTGCACCTGTGTTGTGGCTTCTTTGCATTCTCCGTGGCAGCCAACTTGGTGAGAGATTTTAACCCCAAAAACATTGGGAGATGGGTTCCATTTCCAATGGCAATGGCTGTACCCTTTGTAGTAGGTGGATACTTTGCTATTGACATGTGTGTGGGTAGTTTAATTGTGTATGCATATCACACACTAAAAAGCAAGGAGGCTAGTTTGATGCTTCCAGCAATTGCTTCTGGTTTGATCTGTGGAGATGGATTGTGGATTCTCCCTTCATCTATTCTTGCTTTGTTCAAGGTTCGTGCTCCAATTTGTATGAGATTCTTGCCAGTCGATTAG
- the LOC137826723 gene encoding metal-nicotianamine transporter YSL3-like isoform X1, which translates to MGSSNHEELEEIQNCANEDIEKAELEQPEGQSSMPSWTSQITIRGLITSFIIGIIYSVIVMKLNLSTGLVPNLNVSAALLGFVLVRTWTMLLEKANIVTTPFTRQENTIIQTCAVACYSSSFGGGFGSHLLGLNRKTYEQVGVDTPGNTPITKEPGIGWMTAFLFSTYFVGLAILVPLRKLMIVDYKLTYPTGTATAVLINGFHTPKGDEMAKKQVHGFMKFFSFSFLWSFFQWFFAGGEQCGFIQFPTFGLKAWKNSFYFDFSMTYVGAGMICSHLVNLSLLLGAVLSWGIMWPLIRGLKGQWFPESLPESSMKSLNGYRVFISIALILGDGLYNFAKILLFSATNIHACMERRNKRSLSISDNKRQRQQAPDDVTRNEVFLSERIPIWLALSGYILLSVISITAIPFIFPEVKWYYVVVAYLLAPTLSFCNAYGAGLTDMNMAYNYGKVALFVLAALGGKSHGVVAGLVGCGVIKSLVSTSSDLMQDFKTGHLTFTSPRSMLLTQAIGTAIGCLVAPLTFFLFYKAFDVGNPDGEYKAPYAIIYRNMAILGVEGFSALPHYCLHLCCGFFAFSVAANLVRDFNPKNIGRWVPFPMAMAVPFVVGGYFAIDMCVGSLIVYAYHTLKSKEASLMLPAIASGLICGDGLWILPSSILALFKVRAPICMRFLPVD; encoded by the exons ATGGGCAGTTCAAACCACGAAGAGCTAGAAGAGATTCAGAACTGTGCCAATGAAGACATTGAAAAAGCTGAACTAGAGCAGCCAGAGGGCCAGAGTAGCATGCCATCATGGACAAGTCAGATCACAATTCGAGGACTAATAACTAGCTTCATCATTGGTATCATTTATAGTGTGATTGTGATGAAGCTGAATCTCTCAACCGGACTTGTTCCAAATCTGAATGTTTCAGCGGCTCTCCTTGGCTTTGTACTTGTTCGAACTTGGACTATGCTGCTTGAAAAAGCTAATATCGTTACAACACCTTTCACTAGACAGGAGAATACCATAATTCAAACTTGTGCTGTCGCATGCTACAGCTCTTCTTTTGGAG GTGGTTTTGGGTCTCACCTCTTGGGTTTGAATAGGAAAACGTATGAGCAAGTAGGGGTTGATACACCGGGGAATACTCCAATAACCAAGGAGCCTGGAATTGGCTGGATGACAGCCTTTCTCTTTTCGACATACTTTGTCGGGCTAGCGATTTTGGTTCCCCTTAGGAAG TTGATGATCGTTGACTACAAATTGACTTATCCAACTGGAACTGCGACAGCCGTCCTTATTAATGGGTTCCACACTCCAAAAGGAGATGAGATGGCAAA GAAGCAGGTTCATGGTTTTATGAAATTCTTCTCGTTCAGTTTCCTTTGGTCTTTCTTCCAATGGTTCTTTGCTGGCGGAGAGCAATGTGGATTCATTCAGTTTCCTACTTTCGGATTGAAAGCATGGAAAAACTC ATTTTACTTCGATTTCAGCATGACTTATGTTGGAGCAGGAATGATTTGTTCCCATCTTGTCAACTTATCCTTGCTTCTTGGTGCTGTTCTCTCTTGGGGCATTATGTGGCCATTGATCAGGGGACTAAAAGGACAATGGTTCCCTGAGAGTTTACCAGAAAGTAGTATGAAGAGTCTTAATGGCTATAGG GTTTTTATTTCCATTGCCTTGATCCTCGGTGATGGGTTGTACAATTTTGccaaaattttgcttttttcCGCCACAAATATCCATGCCTGCATGGAAAGGAGGAATAAAAGATCAC TTTCAATTTCAGATAACAAGAGGCAGAGGCAGCAGGCTCCTGATGATGTGACACGCAACGAAGTGTTTTTAAGTGAAAGGATTCCTATATGGTTAGCATTGTCAGGGTACATACTTCTCTCTGTCATTTCTATCACAGCTATCCCTTTCATTTTCCCTGAGGTGAAGTGGTATTATGTGGTGGTTGCCTATCTTCTAGCACCAACTCTTAGCTTCTGCAATGCATATGGTGCTGGCTTAACTGACATGAACATGGCCTATAACTACGGGAAAGTGGCTCTCTTTGTGCTTGCTGCCTTAGGTGGGAAAAGCCACGGCGTGGTTGCTGGACTCGTCGGTTGTGGCGTGATCAAGTCTCTTGTTTCCACCTCGTCTGACTTGATGCAAGATTTCAAGACTGGTCATCTCACCTTCACTTCCCCCCGATCTATGCTTCTTACTCAAGCTATTGGCACCGCAATAGGTTGTCTCGTTGCTCCTCTCACATTCTTCCTTTTCTACAAGGCTTTTGATGTGGGGAACCCAGATGGTGAATACAAAGCCCCATATGCAATCATTTATAGAAACATGGCAATTCTTGGTGTCGAAGGCTTTTCTGCCCTTCCCCACTATTGTCTGCACCTGTGTTGTGGCTTCTTTGCATTCTCCGTGGCAGCCAACTTGGTGAGAGATTTTAACCCCAAAAACATTGGGAGATGGGTTCCATTTCCAATGGCAATGGCTGTACCCTTTGTAGTAGGTGGATACTTTGCTATTGACATGTGTGTGGGTAGTTTAATTGTGTATGCATATCACACACTAAAAAGCAAGGAGGCTAGTTTGATGCTTCCAGCAATTGCTTCTGGTTTGATCTGTGGAGATGGATTGTGGATTCTCCCTTCATCTATTCTTGCTTTGTTCAAGGTTCGTGCTCCAATTTGTATGAGATTCTTGCCAGTCGATTAG